A single genomic interval of Helianthus annuus cultivar XRQ/B chromosome 6, HanXRQr2.0-SUNRISE, whole genome shotgun sequence harbors:
- the LOC110865873 gene encoding uncharacterized protein LOC110865873, protein MDPFNNPDTPNTPSNNPNTPNNPTQPNVFSVPGYYPTLEPNQFSQFSSNAFASFQHSPNQFTQTSQNQALQQMMMRGAWNFPPVQPQPIPTPPVQPQPIPTPPVQSEPEDDVEIVPETQPPKGKGKRNKGKQVAGDQASKPKAIKWTPIEEEALAKAFIGTSDNPVKGNNQPGDGFWSKVLTKFLAMMDQGPYRDIDSVSSKWRKLNSAVNRFCEEYNKLYTSDRRSGWNDEDVFKMALEKYKQNNHGSNFPHVRAWMVLKNDPKWAPIPNEVAMAKRQKTSETGSLSAGGSDARCHINLNDDADYDEDEYNVREPERPPGRDKTKKERAKGKGKETVDPNMVEFMEHLKVYNDISAQKSKAKERAVEEKSRASDEKLKEKVRLSNEKIRISDEKIRLKEWEIMMMNVENEPEPKRSMLKKLQNDIMKKHQII, encoded by the exons ATGGATCCGTTCAACAACCCGGATACTCCCAACACTCCTTCGAACAACCCGAATACTCCCAACAATCCGACCCAACCAAATGTTTTTTCGGTTCCGGGATATTATCCAACGctagaaccgaaccaattctcCCAATTTTCGTCGAACGCGTTTGCTTCATTCCAACATTCGCCCAACCAATTCACTCAAACGTCCCAAAATCAAGCTCTTCAACAAATGATGATGCGGGGTGCTTGGAACTTTCCACCCGTTCAACCTCAACCGATCCCCACACCCCCCGTTCAACCCCAACCGATCCCCACACCCCCCGTTCAATCCGAACCCGAAGACGATGTGGAGATTGTGCCCGAAACCCAACCGCCTAAAGGGAAAGGAAAACGAAACAAAGGGAAACAAGTTGCGGGTGATCAAGCGTCGAAACCGAAGGCGATAAAATGGACCCCAATCGAAGAAGAAGCCTTAGCCAAGGCTTTCATTGGCACTTCCGACAACCCGGTAAAAG gtAATAACCAACCGGGTGACGGGTTTTGGTCCAAGGTATTGACCAAGTTTCTCGCCATGATGGACCAAGGCCCGTATAGAGATATCGACTCGGTTTCCTCGAAGTGGCGAAAATTGAACTCGGCCGTTAATCGGTTTTGCGAGGAGTATAACAAGTTATATACAAGTGACCGTCGTAGCGGGTGGAACGACGAAGATGTGTTCAAAATGGCATTGGAAAAGTATAAGCAAAATAATCATGGTTCCAACTTTCCTCACGTTCGCGCGTGGATGGTTCTAAAAAACGACCCAAAATGGGCGCCCATTCCTAACGAGGTGGCGATggcgaaacgccaaaaaacatcggaaacgggtagtttaagcgccggtggatcggacgcgaggtgtcacattaACTTAAATGATGACGCCGACTATGACGAAGACGAGTATAACGTACGTGAACCCGAGCGTCCACCGGGCCGAGACAAAACAAAAAAGGAGCGGGCCAAGGGAAAAGGAAAGGAAACGGTGGACCCGAACATGGTTGAGTTTATGGAACACCTAAAAGTGTACAACGACATATCGGCCCAAAAGTCGAAGGCGAAGGAGCGGGCCGTCGAAGAAAAAAGTCGTGCATCAGACgagaagttaaaagaaaaggtCCGATTGTCGAATGAGAAAATCCGAATCTCCGATGAAAAAATTCGGCTTAAGGAATGGGAAATAATGATGATGAATGTCGAGAACGAACCCGAGCcgaaacgttcgatgttgaaaaaactaCAAAACGACATCATGAAAAAGCATCAAATTATTtaa